A stretch of the Parabacteroides timonensis genome encodes the following:
- a CDS encoding RagB/SusD family nutrient uptake outer membrane protein, with translation MKKKLYICASILASFLISCDSFLEREPLDKISKEVYFKTSKDLELYVNQFYTKFPGFGGFGIGYFGDDRNSDNMVHEDYDVRLAGYKTVSGNASDAGWKWEDIRSVNYMLANLGNLESSFDESKPYIGEAYFFRSYLYYSLLQNFGDLPWVNQPYDTESEDLYNPRVSRNIIVDSMLVDLDKAIEYMPEKANVVDGRLSKEAALLFKSRVALFEGSWEKYHNGTDFGVKNADYNKYFHIAADAAKQLMDMNKYALFTTGDPNTAYYQLFNKTDFKDNTEVILARTYSLVLGLTHRAQNYLLYRGSRTGLSKELVDDYLCLDGKPTASHPEYSDKNLLSVVKDRDPRLAQTMWIPGDLRVGIGERPLYFEKPFIDLTGENNCSTGYQLKKGSDPYCVDTENAETGSIVFRYAEALLNYAEARAELGELTQDDVDKTINQLRQRVGVADLKLNAITNDPNWKFPAISPILNEIRRERRVEFACEGYRLPDLMRWRAHEVFGNKRLKGFYFNQSEFPGMEPGKDILLDKDGYVDPYQVSLPEGYKFNPNRDYLLPLPTTELVLNTNLKQNPGWK, from the coding sequence ATGAAAAAGAAATTATATATATGCGCTTCAATCCTTGCATCTTTTTTGATCAGTTGCGATTCATTCCTGGAGAGAGAACCGTTAGATAAGATCAGTAAAGAAGTTTATTTCAAGACCTCAAAAGACTTGGAGTTGTATGTGAATCAGTTTTACACGAAATTTCCGGGCTTTGGAGGTTTTGGTATCGGGTATTTTGGAGACGACCGTAATAGTGACAATATGGTACATGAAGACTATGATGTCCGTTTGGCCGGTTACAAAACGGTATCAGGAAACGCCAGTGATGCCGGCTGGAAATGGGAAGATATTCGCTCTGTAAACTATATGTTGGCAAATTTGGGAAATCTGGAAAGTTCATTCGATGAGAGTAAACCTTATATCGGTGAAGCCTATTTCTTCCGTTCTTATTTATACTATTCTCTTTTGCAGAATTTTGGAGATCTGCCCTGGGTAAATCAACCTTATGATACAGAATCTGAAGATTTATATAATCCACGTGTGTCTCGTAACATCATTGTCGACTCTATGTTGGTAGATTTGGATAAAGCTATCGAGTATATGCCAGAGAAAGCAAATGTTGTTGATGGACGTTTGTCAAAGGAAGCTGCCTTATTATTCAAGTCACGTGTAGCATTATTTGAAGGTTCTTGGGAAAAATATCACAATGGAACAGATTTTGGTGTAAAGAATGCTGATTATAACAAGTACTTCCATATTGCAGCAGACGCTGCTAAGCAACTTATGGATATGAATAAGTACGCATTATTTACCACAGGTGATCCAAATACAGCTTATTATCAGTTATTCAACAAAACGGACTTTAAAGACAATACTGAAGTAATTTTGGCAAGAACCTATTCGTTGGTATTGGGTTTGACACATAGGGCACAAAACTATCTTCTTTACAGAGGATCACGAACGGGGCTTAGTAAGGAATTAGTGGATGACTATCTTTGTCTGGATGGTAAACCAACTGCTTCTCATCCTGAATATTCTGATAAAAATCTGCTGAGTGTAGTGAAAGATCGTGATCCTCGTTTGGCTCAGACCATGTGGATCCCGGGTGATCTTCGTGTCGGCATAGGGGAAAGGCCTTTGTATTTTGAAAAACCTTTTATTGATTTGACGGGAGAAAATAACTGTTCAACCGGCTATCAGTTAAAGAAAGGTTCAGATCCTTATTGTGTAGATACAGAGAATGCAGAAACGGGTTCTATCGTGTTCCGGTATGCCGAAGCTCTGCTGAACTATGCTGAGGCTAGAGCTGAATTAGGTGAACTTACTCAGGATGATGTAGACAAAACTATTAATCAACTTCGGCAGCGTGTAGGTGTGGCGGATTTGAAATTGAATGCTATCACTAATGACCCGAACTGGAAGTTCCCGGCAATCTCACCGATACTTAACGAAATACGCAGAGAGAGACGTGTTGAATTTGCTTGCGAAGGCTATCGGCTTCCGGATTTGATGCGTTGGAGAGCACATGAAGTGTTTGGTAATAAACGTCTGAAAGGTTTTTATTTCAATCAGTCGGAATTTCCGGGAATGGAACCAGGTAAGGATATTCTGTTAGATAAAGATGGATATGTTGATCCCTATCAGGTTTCTTTGCCGGAGGGCTATAAGTTCAACCCTAACCGGGATTATCTGTTGCCACTGCCAACCACTGAACTTGTTTTAAATACGAATTTGAAACAGAATCCAGGCTGGAAATAG